A stretch of the Thiomicrorhabdus indica genome encodes the following:
- the thrC gene encoding threonine synthase — MNFIETRGNDGQRPTSITFSQAILSPMSSFGGIYSPEYLPTLREDFLNDHVDSGYKVLAKDLLKAFEVDIEDSVIDEALALYDKFDDPKNPVPVVKVYEDLYVSELFHGPTRAFKDMALQPFGKVLSAVAQSRGEKYLILAATSGDTGPAALETFKNRDNIQVACLYPDGGTSDVQRLQMVTEDAQNLKVIGIHGDFDDAQSALKTLLTSEKFNEALKVHNTSLSAANSVNFGRIIFQTIYHVYSYLELVRQGAIKMGEEVFLNVPSGNFGNALGGYYAMKMGLPIKQIHISSNNNNVLTRFITTGEYDLRDASVIPTTSPAMDILKSSNVERILFDMFGAERTKELMLQLDAEKFYALTEEELTQVQAVFAADYCNDQEGLEYIKQAFEVDYLMCPHTATCFKTYETHAKDKNIKTIAYATAEWTKFSPNIALAITGEKPEHDIDALKLIADQANVVVPQQIAELFDKPISQKTLVDKQEIEAAILEFLNQ; from the coding sequence ATGAACTTTATTGAAACACGTGGCAATGATGGTCAACGTCCAACTTCGATTACTTTTTCTCAAGCGATTCTAAGTCCAATGTCTTCATTTGGTGGCATCTATTCACCTGAGTATTTACCAACATTACGTGAAGACTTTTTGAATGATCATGTAGATTCAGGATACAAAGTACTGGCTAAAGACTTATTGAAAGCATTTGAAGTGGACATTGAAGACAGCGTTATTGATGAGGCGCTTGCACTTTACGATAAGTTTGATGATCCAAAAAATCCGGTGCCTGTTGTAAAGGTGTATGAAGATCTTTATGTTTCTGAATTATTTCATGGTCCAACCCGCGCCTTCAAAGATATGGCATTACAACCTTTTGGAAAGGTATTGTCTGCAGTGGCGCAATCACGAGGTGAGAAATATCTGATATTAGCAGCGACTTCGGGTGACACTGGACCTGCCGCTCTTGAGACCTTTAAAAATCGCGACAATATTCAAGTCGCATGCTTGTATCCAGATGGTGGAACTTCAGATGTTCAACGCCTACAGATGGTTACAGAAGATGCGCAAAACTTAAAAGTCATAGGAATTCATGGCGATTTTGATGATGCACAATCTGCATTAAAAACTTTGTTAACCTCTGAAAAATTTAATGAAGCTCTAAAAGTTCACAATACTTCTTTGTCGGCAGCCAACTCTGTAAACTTTGGACGAATTATTTTCCAGACAATTTACCATGTGTACAGTTATCTTGAATTAGTTCGTCAAGGTGCAATCAAGATGGGTGAAGAGGTCTTCCTAAATGTTCCAAGTGGAAACTTTGGAAATGCATTAGGTGGTTACTATGCAATGAAAATGGGCTTGCCGATTAAGCAAATACACATTTCATCGAACAATAACAATGTTTTAACACGTTTTATTACGACGGGTGAATATGACTTACGTGATGCTTCCGTGATTCCAACGACTTCACCTGCAATGGATATTTTGAAATCTTCGAACGTTGAACGTATCTTATTTGATATGTTTGGTGCAGAGCGTACCAAAGAATTAATGCTTCAATTAGATGCTGAGAAATTTTACGCGTTGACAGAAGAGGAATTGACACAAGTACAAGCTGTGTTTGCAGCAGACTATTGTAATGATCAAGAAGGTTTGGAATATATCAAACAAGCCTTTGAAGTGGATTATTTAATGTGTCCGCATACCGCGACCTGTTTCAAAACCTATGAGACGCATGCAAAAGACAAAAATATCAAAACCATTGCTTATGCGACGGCTGAATGGACTAAATTTTCTCCAAACATTGCACTTGCAATCACCGGTGAAAAACCTGAACATGATATTGACGCACTCAAACTGATTGCTGATCAAGCAAATGTTGTTGTACCACAACAGATTGCCGAATTATTCGACAAGCCAATTTCACAAAAAACTTTGGTTGATAAGCAAGAAATTGAAGCTGCTATTCTTGAGTTTTTAAACCAATAA